The Deltaproteobacteria bacterium sequence CGTTCGTGTCGATGACGATATCGGAGAAATCTCCCCGCTGTTCGACCCGGAATCCGGTAACCGCTGTGGCAAAGCCGGATACGTCAGCCTGGGCTACCCAGTTGCCTGGTACCTGCTCACGCGCCGAAAGGTTCAGCAAAGGAAGCAGTGACACCGCCGCCGCGATGGCAGCGATCCTGCGTGTCCGCCTCTTGAGGCCTGTTGCTGACTGCATTTGTGACATCTCCTGTGTTCCCGGTCTTGTTCGGTTCCCGAACCTTGCCTGTCATTCGCACGGGGTGACGAAAGTGCTTTCGCCGCCCTACATGCTCATTATCGTCGTCACTCTCTGATATGCCCTGAGATTCTCATCCCAATAGCGTTCTTCAACTTCGATTTCGCCCTCGCGGATCGCCCTGATGCGTCCGCGGTGTTTCCCGATTTTCTGTCCTACCCTGACTGTCCAGTAGTTGTTCTGGGGATCTTTCAGTTTCGCTCTGGAGTCCCGGATTCCCCAGATGATTCCAAGCACCTTCAGATCCTTGAGCTCGAACAGTTCCAGCGGCTCCTTCATCTCTTCGCCGCATTCTTCCGGGATGACCGTACCCGGCGGGAGATATTCACCCGGTTCTGGACACTTGATGACCGGCTCACGGTAAGGAAGGAACGGATCAGGCAGGGATGCATCGTACTGGAATGCCGGCTTGATCTGGACCAGTTCTGGCACGGCTCCGACAATCTGTGTGGTATCAACCGGGACGCCTGTGGCAGGCGTTGTTTCCGGAATGGCGCCCGCTGGAGGCGCTGCCGGAG is a genomic window containing:
- a CDS encoding pilus assembly protein PilP, whose amino-acid sequence is MYADASIRTSFLIVLLAGAAGIANAQAPAAQDAPAAVVTEPAAQAVTPDAPVPAAPVAPAAPPAGAIPETTPATGVPVDTTQIVGAVPELVQIKPAFQYDASLPDPFLPYREPVIKCPEPGEYLPPGTVIPEECGEEMKEPLELFELKDLKVLGIIWGIRDSRAKLKDPQNNYWTVRVGQKIGKHRGRIRAIREGEIEVEERYWDENLRAYQRVTTIMSM